The sequence GTCGGCGACTCGCCGGTGGTGCCGACCACGCCGATGCAGTCGGTGCCCTCGGCGATGTGCCAGTCAACGAGTTTGCGCAGGGTGGCGTAGTCCACGCTGCCGTCTTCATGCAAAGGGGTTGCCAGTGCAACAATGCTGCCAGTAATGGGGTTCATGTCGTGCTTGTAACGTGATGGCTGGAGTGGTGGGGCGGCGTCAAGGGACTTGGCGACCGGCCCAAAAAGCCAATTGTGCATTCTACCCAGAGCTTAAAGCAGCGGATATCTGGGTGGCGCGCAGGGACTCGAAGGTGCGCCATCGCTCAGGCCGGCAGGATGCGCGGCTTCCCGGACGGCGGCGATGCGCTGGACAAAGCGCGGCGCCTGCCCCTGCGGCCCCTCCTGAAAACCGTCTTCAAAGGCAACGATTCTCAGGTCGCGGCAGGTGTCGAGCAGTTCTCCGGTGCGCAGCAAAAAGTCAGGCCGCGAAGGCTTGCCCACGGTTTCATTGCCCTGCGTAAAGGTTTCGTAAATCAGGACGCCGCCGGGCGCCAGGCTGCCCAGCAAGGTCGGCATGAGCGGGCGCCACAGGTAGTTGGTGACCACCACCGCCGCAAACTGCCGGCCCGCGAAGGGCCACGGGCCGTTTTCAATGTCGGCCACCACGGCTTCGCAGGCGGAGGGTGGAATTGCTATGGAATCAATAGCTGCCTGCGCACGGTCCACCAGCGCCAAAGGGTGATTTCGTTCATGAAACCAGCGCGCGTGGCGGCCGTGCCCGCAGGCCACGTCGAGCACCACGCCGCCAGGCGCCACGAGGTGCGACCAGCGCCGTACCCAGTCGGAAGGCGGCGCCGTGGCGCTATCGGCAGCGCCAAGAGGTGATGTTGTTACTATCATTTTAATAGCTGGTAATGCATGCCTGTATTGCGCATAAGGCCAAAAAAAGCTTGCAAACAAGGTCAGGAAACGGCTAAAAGCAGCTCCACAGCTGGTTGGCAAGTGTGAGCAGGAAGCCAGGCCGGGTGTAGAGGGCAAACACGCCCAGCGATGCGGCGATGGCCAGGCTCCACAGCGCAAGTTTCAGCATCACTTCAGGCTCCCTGCGGCAATCCGCCCGGGCTGCTGCGCTCGATTGGCGCTTCCCGGACCGGCAGGTTCACCAGTCCCGCGAACACGCCCAGCGCAATCGCGATGTACCAGACGATGTCGTAGCTGCCGGTGCGGTCGTACAGCACGCCGCCCAGCCACACGCCCATGAACGAGCCGATCTGGTGGCTGAAGAAGATGAAGCCGCTGAGCATCGACATGTGCTGGATGCCGAAGATCTGCGCCACCACCGCGTTGGTCGGCGGAATCGTCGAGAGCCACAGCAGCCCCATCAGGCTGGCGAAAACATAGACGCTGGCCGGGCTCAGCGGCGCGGCCAGAAACACGGCGATGACGACGGCGCGGGAAAAGTAAATCGTCGCCAGGATTTTGCGTTTTGCGATGCGCTGGCCCAGCGAGCCGGCAATGTAGGTGCCGAAGACATTGAACAGCCCGATCAGCGCCAGCGCATAGCCTGCCACCTGCGGCGACAGGCCCTTGTCCTTGAGGTAGCTGGGCATGTGCACGCCGATGAACACGACCTGAAAGCCGCAGACGAAGTAGCCCGCCATCAGCATCTGAAAGCTCGGGTATTTGAGCGCCTCGCGCAGCGCCTGGGCTATGCTCTGGTCGCGCTTGGCGGGCGTTGCGCCGGCAAAGCCGGTTTCGCGCAAGCCCAGCGCCATCGGCACGATCAGCAGCACGGCGCCGCCGAGCACCAGGAGGGCGGCCTGCCAGCCCAGGCTGCTGATCAGGAAGCCTTCGGTAGGCACCATCAGGAACTGGCCGAACGAGCCCGCCGCAGCGGCGACTCCCATCGCCCACGAGCGCTTGTCGGCCGAAATATTGCGGCCGATGACGCCGTAGATCACCGCGTAGGTGGTGCCTGCCTGCGCGGCCCCGATCAGCACCCCGGCCGTCAGCGTGAACAGCAGGCCGGTCGGCGACAGCGCCATGCCCACCAGGCCCAGCGCGTACAGCACGGCGCCGCCCGCAATCACCCGGAACGCGCCGAAGCGGTCAGCCACCATGCCGGCGAAAATCCCGAAGATGCCCCACGACAGGTTTTGCACCGCAATCGCAAAGGCGAAGGTTTCACGCGTCCAGCCCTGCGCCTGCGTGATGGGCTGCAGCCACAGGCCAAAGCCGTGCCGGATGCCCATCGACAGCGTGACAATGGCCGCGCCGCAGGCCAGCACCTGGAGCATGGAGAGTTTTGGGGGCGAAGAAAGGGGGCTTGAGGCCATGAGCGGACTTTAAGGAAAATGCTCAAGGATAGTCACTTGCGCGCATCCTGGCCGGCCAGCGGTTTTTGCCCGGCCTCCGCCGTCTTTGATAACTGTATGTTTGTACAGGTAGTTGGCGGGTCCGGACTACAATTCAAACAACACTTGAACTGCCATGGCTGAAAAAAACATCACTGCTTCCCCCGCTTATTCCGAAAGCTCGATCCGCGTTTTGAAGGGCCTGGAGCCCGTCAAGCAGCGCCCGGGCATGTACACCCGCACCGACAATCCGCTGCACATCATTCAGGAAGTGCTCGACAACTCGGCCGACGAAGCGCTCGCCGGGCACGGCAAAAAGATCAAGGTCACGCTGCACACCGATGGCTCAGTCAGCATTGAAGACGACGGGCGCGGCATTCCGTTCGGCCTGCACCCGGAAGAAAAAGCGCCCGTGGTCGAGCTGGTGTTCACCCGGCTGCATGCCGGCGGCAAGTTCGACAAGGGCAAGGGCGGCGCCTACAGTTTTTCGGGCGGCCTGCACGGCGTCGGCGTCAGCGTGACCAATGCGCTATCCACCCGGCTTGAAGTCACTTCCTACCGCGAAGGCAAGGTCGCCAGCCTGGCTTTTTCCGGCGGCGACGTGATCGAGCCGCTGGTGCTGCGCCCGAACGGCAATGGCGACCGAAAATCCGGCACCACGGTGCGCGCCTGGCCCGATGCCAAATATTTTGAATCACCGGCGCTGCCGATGGCCGAGCTGACGCACCTGCTGCGCAGCAAGGCGGTGCTGATGCCCGGCGTGACCGTCACGCTGACGAATGAAAAAACCAAGGAAGTCCAGACCTGGCTCTACAAGGGCGGCCTGCGCGACTACCTGATGCAGACGCTGACCGCCGACCCGGTGATCCCGATGTTTGAAGAGGAGGGCTTTGCCGATGCCGCGCACGAGACCTTCGCCGAAGGCGAGGGTGCCAGCTGGTGCGTCGCCTTCACCGAAGACGGCCAGCCGGTGCGCGAAAGCTACGTCAACCTGATCCCGACCAGCGCCGGCGGCACGCACGAAAGCGGGCTGCGCGACGGCCTGTTCACGGCGGTGAAAAGCTTTATCGAACTGCATTCGCTGCTGCCCAAGGGCGTCAAGCTGCTGCCCGAGGATGTGTTTGCCCGCGCCAGCTACGTGCTCTCGGCCAAGGTGCTGGACCCGCAGTTCCAGGGCCAGATCAAGGAGCGGCTCAATTCGCGCGATGCGGTGCGGCTGGTGTCGAGTTTTGTGCGCCCGGCGCTCGAACTCTGGCTGAACCAGCATGTCGATTACGGCAAGAAACTGGCCGAACTCGCCATCAAGGCCGCGCAAAGCCGCCAGAAGGCCGGCCAGAAGGTCGAAAAACGCAAGGGCTCGGGCGTGGCGGTGCTGCCCGGCAAGCTGACCGATTGCGAAAGCAAGGACCTGGCGAACAACGAAGTGTTTCTGGTCGAGGGCGACTCGGCCGGCGGCAGTGCCAAGATGGGCCGCGACAAGGAAAACCAGGCCGTGCTGCCGCTGCGTGGCAAGGTGCTCAACACCTGGGAAGTGGACCGCGACCGGCTGTTCGCCAACACCGAAATCCACGATATCTCGGTCGCCATCGGCGTCGATCCGCACGGCCCGAACGACACGCCGGACCTGAGCGCCCTGCGCTACGGCAAGGTCTGCATCCTGTCCGACGCCGACGTGGACGGCTCGCATATCCAGGTGCTGCTGCTGACGCTGTTTTTCCGGCATTTCCCCAAGCTCATCGAAACCGGCCATGTCTATGTGGCGCGGCCGCCGCTGTACCGCGTCGATGCGCCGGCGCGCGGCAAGAAGCCGGCGTCCAAGGTCTATGCCCTGGACGAAGGCGAACTGACCGCCATCCTGGACAAATTGCGCAAGGACGGCGTGCGCGAAAACGCCTGGAGCATCAGCCGCTTCAAGGGCCTGGGCGAAATGAGCGCGGAACAATTGTGGGATACGACACTCAATCCGGACACCCGCCGCCTGATGCCGGTTCAGTTGGGCAACCAGGATTTCGGGCAGACCGAAAGCCTCATCACCAAGCTGATGGGCAAGGGCGAGGCGGCGGCGCGGCGTGAACTGATGGAACTGCACGGCGACGCGGTGGAAATTGACGTTTGAGAGGAGACCGGATGCGCCTGAAGCTGTTTTCGTTGCTGAACCTGCCGCTGCTGGCCGTGCTGCTGACGGCCCTGCATGCCCCCCCGGCGCGGGCTGACATCTGGGCGTATATCGATGGCCAGGGCGTCACGCACTTTTCATCGCTGCAGCTCGATGAGCGCTACGAGCTTTTTTCACGCGGTGGCGAAAGCTTCACGACGGGAAAAACCGCTGGCAACCCGGCCCAGGGCGCCCAAGGCGTTGCCGCGACGCCGCCCAGGCTGCGGGCGTATTTCGAGCTGTCTCCCGGCTACAAGGCGGTCAGGCATCTGCTGCGCGAAGCCTCGGACAAGCACGGCATTGATTACGAACTGCTGCAGGCGCTGATTGCCACCGAGTCCGGCTTCAACGCCCAGGCGGTTTCCCCCAAGGGCGCGGTCGGCCTGATGCAGCTGATTCCACCGACGGCGGCGCGCTACGGCGTGAAATCCGACAAAACCGCCCAGGCCGAGCAAAAGCTGACCGATCCCAGGACCAACATCCGGGCCGGCTCCAGCTACCTGAGCGACCTGATGAAGCTCTTCCCGGGTGAGATTGAACTGGCCATCGCGGCCTACAACGCGGGCGAAGGCGCGGTCCAGCGGGCGGGCAACCGGATACCGAATTACCCGGAAACGAAAAATTACGTCAAAACCGTGATGCAGCTCTACAACCAGCTCAAGCCGGCCAGCACGGGACGCAGCACTTCAGTCAGTTCGGGCCGGGTGCGCATGGAAATGATGGGCGGCGCCAGCGGCCGGGCCAACATGCCTGCGGCCCTGGCCGCGTCGCCGTCCCTTGTATTGCCGGAGGTCGCAGCCCGGCTGGATTGAGCGGCATTCCGGGTATTTATACGGATTCCCCGGTTTTCTCCTGGGCCACAATTCCCGCAGACTGCCAACGCAGCTTTTTCCGATAACCATGGCGGCCAGCCCCCACCTTGCGCGCAGGCCCGCCTCACCAATTCGAGCACACCACGATGGACCTATTCACACCCGCTGTCGAAGCCGACATTCCGGAACCCGCCGACCAGGACAGTCTGGCGGCCTACGCCCAGCGCGCCTACCTTGAATACGCGCTGAGCGTCGTCAAGGGCCGGGCGCTGCCCGATGTCTGCGACGGCCAGAAGCCCGTCCAGCGGCGCATTCTCTACAGCATGGCGCGCATGGGTCTGGCCTTTGGCGGCCCCAATGGCGCGACCGGCGCCCGGCCGGTCAAATGCGCCCGCGTGGTCGGCGATGTGCTCGGCCGCTTTCACCCGCACGGCGACCAGGCCGCGTATGACGCGCTGGTGCGCATGGCGCAGGACTTCTCGCAGCGCTACCCGCTGATCGACGGCCAGGGCAATTTCGGCTCCAGAGACGGCGATGGCGCCGCCGCCATGCGCTACACCGAGGCCCGGCTGGCACGCATCACCACGCTGCTGATGGACGAGATCGACGAAGGCACGGTCGATTTCATCCCGAATTACGACGGCTCGACCGAGGAGCCGCGCCAGTTGCCCGCGCGCCTGCCGTTCACGCTGCTCAACGGCGCCAGCGGCATTGCCGTCGGGCTGGCGACCGAAATTCCCAGCCACAACCTGCGCGAGGTCGCCGATGCCTGCGTGGCGCTGATCAAGACGCCCAAGCTCAGCGATGAAGAGTTGTACACGCTGATTGCCGGCCCCGACTACCCGGGCGGCGGCCAGATCATCTCCAGCGGCGCCGAGATTGCCGCCGCCTACCGCACCGGACGCGGCTCGCTCAAGGTGCGCGCGCGCTGGAAGATTGAAGAGCTGGCGCGCGGCCAGTGGCAGCTCGTCGTGCAGGAACTGCCGCCCGGCGTCAGCACCCAGCGCGTGCTGGAGGAAATCGAGGAAATCACCAACCCCAAGATCAAGCTCGGCAAGAAGGCGCTCAGCCTGGACCAGGTGCAGCTCAAGCAGTCCATGCTGGCGGTGCTTGACGTGGTGCGCGACGAGTCGAGCAAGGACGCCGCCGTGCGCCTGGTGTTCGAGCCCAAGACCAGCCGGACGGCCCAGGCCGAACTCATCAACACGCTGCTGTCGCACACCAGCCTGGAGAGTTCCTCGCCGATCAACATGACCATGATCGGCCTGGATGGCCGGCCGACGCAAAAGTCATTGCGCCAGATGCTGAACGAATGGATCGCGTTTCGCCAGACGACGATTGAAAAACGCTCGCAGCACCGGCTCGACAAGGTGCTGGCGCGCATCCACATCCTCGAAGGGCGGCAGACGGTGCTGCTCAACATCGACGAGGTGATCGCCATCATCCGCCAGTCGGACGAGCCCAAGTCGGCGCTGATCGCCAGGTTCTCCTTAAGCGACCGGCAGGCCGAGGACATCCTGGAAATCCGCCTGCGCCAACTCGCGCGGCTCGAAGCCATCAAGATCGAGCAGGAACTGAAAACCCTGCGCGAGGAGCAGGGCAGGCTCGAAGACATCCTGGGCAACCCGACGGCGCTGCGCCGGCTGATGATCAAGGAAATCGAGGCCGACGCCAAGCAGTTCGCCGACCCGCGCCGCACGCTGATCCAGGCCGAGAAAAAATCGGTGCTCGAAGTCAAGGTGCTCGACGAGCCGGTCACGGTCGTGGTCAGCAGCAAGGGCTGGGTGCGCGCGCGCGGCGGCCACGGCCATGCACCAAGCAGCTTTGCCTTCAAGGCGGGCGACGCGCTGTACGGCACGTTTGAATGCCGCACCGTCGATACGCTGCTGGCCTTTGGCAGCAACGGCCGGCTGTATTCGGTGCCGGTGGCCATGCTGCCCGGCGCGCGCGGCGACGGCCAGCCGGTCACAACGCTGATCGACCTGGAATCGGGAACGCAGCTGCTGCACTACTTTGCCGGGCCGGCCTCGGCCATGCTGCTGCTGTCGAGTTCAGGCGGCTATGGTTTCCTGGCGACGGTGGAAAACATGGTTTCGCGCAACCGCAGCGGCAAGGCCTTCATCACGCTGGCCGAGGGCGAAACGCTGTGCCGCCCGTCCCATGTCAGCGGCGCCTCGGGCAGCCAGCCCTTGCCGCCCGCCACGCATGTGGCCTGCGCCTCGACCGGCCAGCGCATCCTGACGTTTGACATCGGCGAGATCAAGCAGATGGAAAAGGGCGGGCGCGGCCTGATGCTGATCGACCTGGAAGACAAGGACACACTGGCCGGCGCGGCCGCCTACACCCGCAGCGTGCGCATCGAAGGCATCGGGCGCGGCGCCAAGCCGCGCGAGGAAACGCTGGAAATCCGCAGCCTGAACAACGCGCGCACCGTACGCGCCCGCAAGGGCAAGTCGGCCGATCTGGGCTTCAAGCCGACCGGAATTGTCCGGGTTGAGTGATGAAATAGGCTGTTTGCGCAATGTTGACGGGCGCAGGCAGCTATTTATTTCATAGCGGCTGGTCTGCCAGGCGTTCCAGCGCTGTCATCCACTGCTGCAAGACCGGCGCAAGCCTTCAACACCCGCCATGCACCAGCGCGAAAAGGCGCTCGCGCGGCTGCCAGCGCTGGCCTTCCAGGTGCCAGTATTTCTGGCCGCAGGCGGTTTCAAAAAATGCGCGCCGCCTTTGCAGCCGGCCCGATCCGACGACGCTTTTGAGCACCACGTAGCGGATTTCGCCGGTTGGCCCGAGGATCACCGTCGAGCCGCCGTAGTAGGTGAAGGCCGGCCCTTCGGCCGAGGCGCGCACATGGCGTTCCTGCGTGATTTCGGCGACCAGGTCGAAGACGATCTGCCCGTTCGGGCCGGCGCGCCTGGCGGTGCGTATCGACTCGGCGCAGGGCAGGCTCACCGTGTCGCCGTCCAGGCGCGGGTCGCCGTTGGCCACCAGACCGAATTCTTCGAGGCGGCCCGGGCGCGTGACGTAGTAGCCGAGCATGCAGGCCTGCCGGTGGCGCTCGTCCAGGTCGGCCGCGTTGGCCGGATCGCCGCGAAAGCGCAGCGTCCCGAAGTCGAGTCCCGGCACCTCGGGCAGGTCCATCCGGGGCCGGTGCCAGAGCAGCGCGTCCTGCGACAGGTGATTCGCCGTGCGCGGATAGATGTCGCGCCGCCAGAAGGCGTCGATCAGCGCGCCCCGGTAGTCCCAGGGGTCGTCGGGCACCAGGTCGTAGTCGGCGGTGATCAGGGCGCGCAGGTAGTCGCCGAAGGTCATGCCGACCGGCGGGCAGTAGTCGATGGCGCGGATGCAGATGCCCAGGAACTGGCTGGCCAGCTTGCTGGCGCGCTCGGCCAGGATGCTCTGCAGGTCGTGCGAGAGTTCGCCCGCCGGCAACAGGCCGCTGCCGCCGGTGGCCAGGCGCACGAAGCGCTCGGTGCGGCGCCGGTACACCTGCACGAAGGCATCGAACACGGCGCTCACCAGCACCGAGCCGAGCTGGTGCGCCTCGAGGCCGGGCTGGTAGCGCCTCGGGTTGCCGGTGTCTTTTTCGACCGCGCTGCGCAGCGGGCCGTTCTGGCCGGTGGTGTGCCCGAACTCGCCGGCCAGCTCCGTCAGGAGGTCGGCATGCTGCAAGGCGCCCTTGCAGCGCCGGATCGCGGTCAGCACCACTTCGGTGTAGCTGAAGTGCTGGAAGATGGCGACCAGGTCGGCGAAGGCTTCATGGAACGCGACCACGTCGGCGTTGGTCGGCACGATGAAGTGCGCGCGCAGCCCGTCGAGCAGCGCATGCGTCACCTCGTGAACCACGATGTCGTGCGACAGGCAGGTGAAGACATAGCCGCCCGGCATGGTGCGCGTGGTCGGTTTTTCGCTCGCCGGGAAATAGCCGAAACGCAGCTCGCCGGTGGTGATGCAGTTTTGATAGTAGGCGTTCTGCTCCTGGCCGTGGTGCGGCCTGAGCACCAGCCGGGCCGGATTTCTTCCGTCACCGAAACCCCAGCCCAGGTTGCGGCCCAGCGCGGTCTTGAAGGTCGAATAGACATTGCTGCACACCGCATAGACCATCTGGTGGTGAAAGCGCGGGTCCGAGGGCGAGGGGTCGTAGCCGTCGGTCATCAGCACCTTGCGCTCCTCCAGGTCGGCCGCCCGGTAGCGAACGCCGAGCTGCCCGTCGTTCGGGTCCACCTCGAACAGCGTGCCCACCGGCCCCGGCTCCAGCGGCTCGAAGGGGACATTGACCGTGGCGACCGAGCCTTCGAGCCGCGACACCGACGGATCGACCGTGTAGATGCGCAGCGGGCGGTACAGTGGGTCGCCCGGCTGGCGCTCATAAGGAGTCACCGGGGGCTGGCGCACGCCCGAGCCAATGGCGTAGTCTTCGCTTTCGCCGGGATAGCGGCGCACCGCCTGCGAGCCGGCAAGGGCGCTTGCTTCTTCGCGGCTCGCGGCATCGGCGGCGACCGCCTCGGTGGTCGTCGCGGTGGACAGCGGGGTGTCCGGAGCGCCCATCGCCGGCTATCGGGCGGCCAGCGCCTGCACCGCCTTGGCCAGCCCGTTCACGGCCTGCAGCAAGGCGGCGTCGCCGGGCGGGCCTGAAGTCGTGGCCGGTTCCCGGCTTGCGGGCGCCCGGCTGCCGGCGGCCAGCGGCTGCAGGAGTGCGCCCGTGCGCGCGTCGTCGGCGCAATCGAGCATCGGCGCCTGGCGTGCTGCGCCGCCGAACTCGGCCAGCACGCGGCGCAGGAACTCCTCATTGCTCATGCCCTGGATGCCGGTTGCCAGCACCTTGGTGGCGCGCCGGGTGAAGTCGCCGCTGCCTTCGCTTTCAAGCGCGACCTGGTGGTCCAGGCAGGCCGAGAACTTCACATCGCGCATGCGCTGGGCGCCGCCGCTGCTGATGGCGCGCGAAGCGCCGCGCAGTTGCTGGCGAAAACGCTTGTGCGCCTCGATGATGGCCGGCGTCAGCTTGACGAAGCGCGCCTTGGTGCCGGGCGGCCGCGCCATTTCGCCGGGCGACAGGCCCACGGCAAAGCGGGTGTTGGTTCCGGAATGGCAGCAGTCCATGAAGCAGGTCATGTTGACGCCGTCGGGAATGCGGGCGAACAGCGCGGCGATGTCGTCGTCGATGTAGAGCGCGCCGCTGGCGAAGTCCACCGGGCACAGCGCCTCGTCGATGTTGTCGTCCTCGTCGCCGTTCAGGTCGGGCGCCTGCGTGCCGTGCCCGGCGTACTGGAAAACG comes from Polaromonas naphthalenivorans CJ2 and encodes:
- a CDS encoding lytic transglycosylase domain-containing protein translates to MRLKLFSLLNLPLLAVLLTALHAPPARADIWAYIDGQGVTHFSSLQLDERYELFSRGGESFTTGKTAGNPAQGAQGVAATPPRLRAYFELSPGYKAVRHLLREASDKHGIDYELLQALIATESGFNAQAVSPKGAVGLMQLIPPTAARYGVKSDKTAQAEQKLTDPRTNIRAGSSYLSDLMKLFPGEIELAIAAYNAGEGAVQRAGNRIPNYPETKNYVKTVMQLYNQLKPASTGRSTSVSSGRVRMEMMGGASGRANMPAALAASPSLVLPEVAARLD
- a CDS encoding MFS transporter, whose product is MASSPLSSPPKLSMLQVLACGAAIVTLSMGIRHGFGLWLQPITQAQGWTRETFAFAIAVQNLSWGIFGIFAGMVADRFGAFRVIAGGAVLYALGLVGMALSPTGLLFTLTAGVLIGAAQAGTTYAVIYGVIGRNISADKRSWAMGVAAAAGSFGQFLMVPTEGFLISSLGWQAALLVLGGAVLLIVPMALGLRETGFAGATPAKRDQSIAQALREALKYPSFQMLMAGYFVCGFQVVFIGVHMPSYLKDKGLSPQVAGYALALIGLFNVFGTYIAGSLGQRIAKRKILATIYFSRAVVIAVFLAAPLSPASVYVFASLMGLLWLSTIPPTNAVVAQIFGIQHMSMLSGFIFFSHQIGSFMGVWLGGVLYDRTGSYDIVWYIAIALGVFAGLVNLPVREAPIERSSPGGLPQGA
- a CDS encoding DNA topoisomerase IV subunit B; translated protein: MAEKNITASPAYSESSIRVLKGLEPVKQRPGMYTRTDNPLHIIQEVLDNSADEALAGHGKKIKVTLHTDGSVSIEDDGRGIPFGLHPEEKAPVVELVFTRLHAGGKFDKGKGGAYSFSGGLHGVGVSVTNALSTRLEVTSYREGKVASLAFSGGDVIEPLVLRPNGNGDRKSGTTVRAWPDAKYFESPALPMAELTHLLRSKAVLMPGVTVTLTNEKTKEVQTWLYKGGLRDYLMQTLTADPVIPMFEEEGFADAAHETFAEGEGASWCVAFTEDGQPVRESYVNLIPTSAGGTHESGLRDGLFTAVKSFIELHSLLPKGVKLLPEDVFARASYVLSAKVLDPQFQGQIKERLNSRDAVRLVSSFVRPALELWLNQHVDYGKKLAELAIKAAQSRQKAGQKVEKRKGSGVAVLPGKLTDCESKDLANNEVFLVEGDSAGGSAKMGRDKENQAVLPLRGKVLNTWEVDRDRLFANTEIHDISVAIGVDPHGPNDTPDLSALRYGKVCILSDADVDGSHIQVLLLTLFFRHFPKLIETGHVYVARPPLYRVDAPARGKKPASKVYALDEGELTAILDKLRKDGVRENAWSISRFKGLGEMSAEQLWDTTLNPDTRRLMPVQLGNQDFGQTESLITKLMGKGEAAARRELMELHGDAVEIDV
- a CDS encoding class I SAM-dependent methyltransferase is translated as MIVTTSPLGAADSATAPPSDWVRRWSHLVAPGGVVLDVACGHGRHARWFHERNHPLALVDRAQAAIDSIAIPPSACEAVVADIENGPWPFAGRQFAAVVVTNYLWRPLMPTLLGSLAPGGVLIYETFTQGNETVGKPSRPDFLLRTGELLDTCRDLRIVAFEDGFQEGPQGQAPRFVQRIAAVREAAHPAGLSDGAPSSPCAPPRYPLL
- the parC gene encoding DNA topoisomerase IV subunit A, with translation MDLFTPAVEADIPEPADQDSLAAYAQRAYLEYALSVVKGRALPDVCDGQKPVQRRILYSMARMGLAFGGPNGATGARPVKCARVVGDVLGRFHPHGDQAAYDALVRMAQDFSQRYPLIDGQGNFGSRDGDGAAAMRYTEARLARITTLLMDEIDEGTVDFIPNYDGSTEEPRQLPARLPFTLLNGASGIAVGLATEIPSHNLREVADACVALIKTPKLSDEELYTLIAGPDYPGGGQIISSGAEIAAAYRTGRGSLKVRARWKIEELARGQWQLVVQELPPGVSTQRVLEEIEEITNPKIKLGKKALSLDQVQLKQSMLAVLDVVRDESSKDAAVRLVFEPKTSRTAQAELINTLLSHTSLESSSPINMTMIGLDGRPTQKSLRQMLNEWIAFRQTTIEKRSQHRLDKVLARIHILEGRQTVLLNIDEVIAIIRQSDEPKSALIARFSLSDRQAEDILEIRLRQLARLEAIKIEQELKTLREEQGRLEDILGNPTALRRLMIKEIEADAKQFADPRRTLIQAEKKSVLEVKVLDEPVTVVVSSKGWVRARGGHGHAPSSFAFKAGDALYGTFECRTVDTLLAFGSNGRLYSVPVAMLPGARGDGQPVTTLIDLESGTQLLHYFAGPASAMLLLSSSGGYGFLATVENMVSRNRSGKAFITLAEGETLCRPSHVSGASGSQPLPPATHVACASTGQRILTFDIGEIKQMEKGGRGLMLIDLEDKDTLAGAAAYTRSVRIEGIGRGAKPREETLEIRSLNNARTVRARKGKSADLGFKPTGIVRVE
- a CDS encoding gluzincin family metallopeptidase; translated protein: MGAPDTPLSTATTTEAVAADAASREEASALAGSQAVRRYPGESEDYAIGSGVRQPPVTPYERQPGDPLYRPLRIYTVDPSVSRLEGSVATVNVPFEPLEPGPVGTLFEVDPNDGQLGVRYRAADLEERKVLMTDGYDPSPSDPRFHHQMVYAVCSNVYSTFKTALGRNLGWGFGDGRNPARLVLRPHHGQEQNAYYQNCITTGELRFGYFPASEKPTTRTMPGGYVFTCLSHDIVVHEVTHALLDGLRAHFIVPTNADVVAFHEAFADLVAIFQHFSYTEVVLTAIRRCKGALQHADLLTELAGEFGHTTGQNGPLRSAVEKDTGNPRRYQPGLEAHQLGSVLVSAVFDAFVQVYRRRTERFVRLATGGSGLLPAGELSHDLQSILAERASKLASQFLGICIRAIDYCPPVGMTFGDYLRALITADYDLVPDDPWDYRGALIDAFWRRDIYPRTANHLSQDALLWHRPRMDLPEVPGLDFGTLRFRGDPANAADLDERHRQACMLGYYVTRPGRLEEFGLVANGDPRLDGDTVSLPCAESIRTARRAGPNGQIVFDLVAEITQERHVRASAEGPAFTYYGGSTVILGPTGEIRYVVLKSVVGSGRLQRRRAFFETACGQKYWHLEGQRWQPRERLFALVHGGC